The Mercurialis annua linkage group LG2, ddMerAnnu1.2, whole genome shotgun sequence genome contains a region encoding:
- the LOC126670084 gene encoding uncharacterized protein LOC126670084, which translates to MAATHYDQRSRSSRQVTSIHGFALSGDLPSFQKLLRANSSLLNERNPVMAQTPLHVSAGNNRAEIVKVLLDWQGPEKVELEAKNMYGETPLHMAAKNGCNEAARLLLAHGAFIEAKANNGMTPLHLAVWYSIRSDDYSTVKTLLEYNADCSAMDNEGMTPTNHLSQGPGSEKLYQLLQWHTDQQRKKKALVACCETKAKMEELENALCNIVGLHELKVQLRKWAKGMLLDERRMALGLKVGVRRPPHMAFLGNPGTGKTMVARVLGRLLHLVGVLPTDRVTEVQRTDLVGEFVGHTGPKTRRKIKEAEGGILFVDEAYRLIPMQKADDKDYGLEALEEIMSVMDSGKVVVIFAGYSEPMKRVIASNEGFCRRVTKFFHFDDFTCEDLSKIVHLKMNNQEEDSLLYGFKLHSKCSIDAVAKIIETETSEKQRREMNGGLTDTMLVNARESLDLRLDFDCVDMDELRTITLEDLEAGLRLFSH; encoded by the exons ATGGCGGCTACCCATTATGATCAACGGTCTAGATCTTCTAGACAGGTGACCTCCATTCATGGCTTTGCTCTCTCCGGTGATCTTCCCAGTTTCCAAAAGCTTCTTCGTGCCAACTCTTCTCTTCTCAATGAAAGAAACCCTGTT ATGGCACAGACTCCACTCCATGTTTCTGCTGGCAACAACAGGGCTGAGATAGTTAAGGTTCTGCTTGATTGGCAAGGACCGGAGAAGGTTGAATTGGAAGCCAAGAATATG TATGGAGAAACTCCTTTACACATGGCTGCAAAGAATGGATGCAATGAAGCTGCACGGTTACTTCTTGCCCACGGTGCTTTCATTGAAGCCAAAGCAAAT AATGGGATGACTCCATTACACCTTGCTGTTTGGTACTCGATCAGATCAGATGACTACTCAACTGTTAAGACATTGCTCGAGTATAATGCGGACTGCAGTGCTATGGATAAT GAAGGCATGACTCCTACGAATCATCTCTCACAAGGTCCAGGAAGTGAGAAGCTGTATCAGCTTTTACAGTGGCATACTGATCAGCAGAGAAAGAAGAAAGCGCTTGTAGCTTGTTGTGAAACAAAAGCTAAGATGGAAGAACTTGAAAATGCATTATGTAACATAGTGGGGCTGCATGAACTGAAGGTACAACTAAGAAAATGGGCGAAGGGTATGCTTTTGGATGAGAGGCGCATGGCCCTTGGGCTAAAAGTGGGAGTGAGAAGACCACCTCATATGGCTTTCTTGGGGAATCCCGGAACAG GGAAGACCATGGTAGCTCGAGTACTTGGAAGATTACTTCATCTGGTGGGAGTTTTACCCACTGACAGAGTAACAGAAGTACAACGTACGGATTTGGTTGGTGAATTTGTCGGTCATACTGGACCAAAGACTAGGAGAAAG ATTAAAGAAGCAGAGGGAGGAATCCTGTTCGTTGATGAAGCATACCGGCTTATACCCATGCAGAAAGCAGACGATAAGGATTACGGATTAGAAGCCTTGGAAGAGATAATGTCTGTTATGGACAGCGGAAAAGTTGTAGTCATATTTGCTGGATATAGTGAACCAATGAAACGAGTAATAGCTTCAAATGAAGGCTTCTGTAGAAGGGTGACAAAGTTCTTTCATTTTGACGACTTCACTTGCGAAGATTTATCCAAGATCGTCCATCTTAAGATGAATAATCAAGAAGAAGATAGTTTGCTTTACGGATTCAAGTTACATTCAAAATGCAGTATAGATGCTGTTGCGAAGATAATAGAGACGGAAACTTCAGAAAAGCAACGGAGGGAGATGAACGGAGGTCTAACAGATACAATGCTCGTTAATGCTAGAGAGAGTTTGGATTTGAGGCTTGATTTTGACTGCGTAGATATGGATGAACTGCGGACCATCACCTTGGAGGATTTAGAAGCCGGTCTTCGGCTGTTCTCACATTAA
- the LOC126667400 gene encoding polyol transporter 5-like → MQFSSTLEADKHGYYHPLSDTESSPPSEADRGKFQKHEASHGAPAQRKTRLNKYAFAGALLASTNSILLGYDIGVMSGAVLYIKDDLGITSTQVEVLVGCLNLCSLIGSFASGRTSDYIGRRYTIVLAAATFLIGAILMGLAPSFGFLMAGRVVAGIGVGYSLMIAPVYTAELSPAMTRGFLSSLPEVFINIGALLGYISNYALSGLPYNINWRLMLGLAAFPSIIVALGVMVMPESPRWLVMKGRFGEAKKVLVKTSDSEEEAELRLREMIKAAKDLTHGAGSSNWKGQGAWKELLFEPSRPIRRILISAIGINFFMQASGNDAVMYYTPAVFKDVGIKSRQQLLGVTIIMGIAKTCFVIVSALFLDSFGRRPLLLLGTIGMAVSLAALGIGSKYLGNMDNKPSWAIVLCIVAVCADVSFFSIGLGPITWVYSSEIFPMRLRAQGSSLAISVNRLVSGIVAMTFLSISRLISFGGMFFSLSGIMVLATFFIYFYLPETKGKTLEEIGLLFEDEVPENERHFVS, encoded by the exons ATGCAATTCAGTTCTACTCTTGAAGCAGACAAACATGGTTACTACCACCCACTTTCTGATACAGAATCTTCTCCGCCTTCAGAAGCTGATCGAGGTAAATTCCAAAAACACGAGGCATCACATGGTGCTCCAGCTCAGAGAAAGACGCGCCTCAACAAATATGCGTTTGCTGGAGCGCTTTTGGCGTCTACAAATTCTATTCTCTTGGGCTATG ACATTGGGGTGATGAGTGGTGCGGTTCTATACATCAAGGATGATCTTGGTATAACTTCAACGCAAGTAGAGGTCTTGGTCGGTTGCCTAAATCTTTGTTCATTAATCGGATCTTTTGCATCGGGTAGGACTTCTGATTATATCGGCAGACGTTACACAATTGTTCTGGCTGCTGCGACATTTCTTATTGGGGCAATTCTAATGGGACTAGCACCATCTTTCGGATTTCTAATGGCCGGAAGGGTAGTAGCTGGAATTGGTGTTGGTTACTCCCTAATGATTGCTCCGGTCTACACAGCAGAGCTCTCGCCAGCCATGACTCGAGGCTTCCTATCTTCTCTCCCTGAAGTCTTCATCAATATCGGAGCTTTATTGGGTTATATCTCGAACTATGCTCTATCAGGTCTTCCGTACAACATTAATTGGAGACTAATGCTCGGACTTGCAGCATTTCCATCTATAATAGTTGCTTTAGGCGTGATGGTGATGCCCGAATCGCCTCGGTGGCTAGTAATGAAAGGTCGGTTTGGCGAAGCAAAGAAGGTTTTGGTCAAAACATCAGACTCGGAAGAAGAAGCAGAGTTGAGATTAAGAGAAATGATAAAAGCTGCTAAGGATTTAACTCATGGAGCTGGTTCAAGCAATTGGAAAGGGCAGGGTGCTTGGAAGGAGTTGCTGTTCGAACCATCTCGGCCGATTCGTCGAATTCTTATATCGGCTATCGGAATCAACTTCTTTATGCAAGCTTCAGGGAATGATGCTGTTATGTATTACACTCCAGCAGTTTTCAAAGATGTTGGAATTAAAAGCAGACAGCAGCTTCTAGGTGTGACCATCATCATGGGAATAGCCAAAACATGTTTTGTCATAGTGTCAGCTCTGTTTTTGGACAGCTTCGGGAGGAGACCGCTTTTGTTATTGGGCACAATCGGGATGGCCGTTTCACTGGCTGCTTTGGGCATCGGTTCCAAGTATCTCGGAAACATGGATAACAAGCCATCATGGGCCATTGTGTTGTGCATAGTGGCCGTGTGTGCTGATGTATCCTTCTTCTCAATTGGACTCGGACCGATCACATGGGTCTACTCATCGGAGATTTTTCCGATGAGGTTAAGAGCTCAAGGTTCAAGCTTGGCGATATCCGTCAACCGGTTGGTGAGTGGGATTGTGGCTATGACATTTCTGAGCATTTCCAGGTTGATATCTTTTGGAGGAATGTTTTTTTCACTTTCAGGAATTATGGTATTGGCcacatttttcatttatttctaTTTACCTGAAACTAAAGGTAAAACCTTGGAAGAAATTGGTCTGCTTTTTGAAGATGAAGTCCCTGAGAATGAAAGgcattttgtttcttaa